The Carassius gibelio isolate Cgi1373 ecotype wild population from Czech Republic chromosome B14, carGib1.2-hapl.c, whole genome shotgun sequence genome has a segment encoding these proteins:
- the LOC127971017 gene encoding uncharacterized protein LOC127971017 — translation MVDEHQRGTDPEAVRPKRQTRHPACFDDFEVNYGGYQPRNKHPYTLSTARYEHRQNQEFSESRGGTQQMAHRTPPKEANPSSDSTSYPCLPDSRAQSFGASQYRTATRKLPEASTPFHEQTANDQYAPYSPLKVQISTSAPPTLYGKGASLDSHASPSYVGSPDPYSLPARTPHYSHYIVSHGANDPSYPPQQQRASLTEPQSMMVLIDKMMGQLQLMKEEVASKHGTPSRSPPRPAQPYKEPPPVHYEYPDQQYAADRVYGPFDRFQSGYVPSPRSKLDMYPHSVPLPTQKPKPSWVEQPSIQLKESAAEYRGPKPSIPYLVHKDPSEFARLKLALHNLLPEDASELFKFQILVDHLQLEEARLIADSFLNSPYPYTETMAALTEKFGKPHQLALSKIARVMDAPDVLPGDPEAFERFALQVQALVGLLKSLGPDGDAELTCGSHVVRLLTKLPPDLRAAFRRQMLPSQSSSFTLPEFSKWLQAESWCQSSDVVGNIQMKGWPKQRSDKHKELKSRPATVLHGAGSPATNTTSSPIKSATLPENKVKIKAYCPYCENADHFLSQCVNFQQLTTEQVKQWIQTNKRCWKCGRSHLSAQCNLKKPCNKCRGKHLLILHDINYKSVKDNSPASSSTAETLYLDKPGTDSRVLLKVVRVLLKYNNRTLDTYAILDDGSERTILLFAAAQKLNLKGEEEKLSIRTIHQKVSQLQGSKVSFSISPVAQPHKTYHIKQAFTADHLGLAQQSYPMEALVSKYKHLKGLPIQSFEKIHPLLLIGADQPHLITPIEPVNLGPPGGPAAIKTRLGWTLQGPVKLLLNPLHPQQVLFTSLSPKHTELMRNVTKLWELDILPYRNEKRVTRSREDQAALEILNKGTVRVDVNGIQRYATPLLRKSSMACLNASEEAVMPLLRRTERHLLKDPERAATYSVEIKKLLEEGYVAKLDPDKPPQSLERWFIPHHMVMHNDKNRLVFNCSFQYKGMNLNESLLPGPVLGPSLLGVLIRFREHSVAVSGDVKGMFHQVRLLEQDRPILRFLWRDMERDREPDIYEWQVLPFGTTCSPCCASYALHKHVLDNTESGDDLQFTIQRSFYVDNCLQSLNTADEARGLIDRLRKLLASGGFNIRQWASNQPGVVSHLPKEAQSASTELWLSQRETEVPESTLGLHWHCPTDTLRYKHRPLEYGLPTMRNLYRVLASQYDPLGFILPYTTRAKILVQKLWAKPREWDDPLFPDELLQSWLQWEAELKSLSSITFPRCYVTPEMDNDSVRREIHVFCDASERAYGAVSYLRTENSRGKVQLAFLIARSRVAPKKQLSVPRLELCAALCGAQLAEMLRKELTLEYHRITLWSDSTTVLNWLQSESCRFKVFVGTRVAEIQETTNPQDWRFVDSALNPADDLTKGKSLEDLATPNRWSNGPPFLLMHSDHWPKSPAASCLKDDSELRKSTFCALNVVTSKAEIPDASQFTTYRELLEATARCVHGVANEEPLTAGDFLQAEILQWRASQLDSFFDDFQCLK, via the coding sequence ATGGTTGATGAGCATCAGAGAGGAACTGATCCAGAGGCCGTACGGCCAAAACGCCAAACACGTCACCCTGCCTGCTTTGATGATTTTGAAGTGAACTATGGAGGTTATCAGCCACGTAACAAACATCCTTATACTTTAAGCACAGCACGGTATGAGCACAGACAAAACCAGGAATTCAGTGAGAGCAGAGGAGGTACACAACAGATGGCACATCGTACCCCACCTAAAGAAGCAAACCCATCATCAGATTCAACTTCATATCCCTGCCTTCCAGATTCAAGAGCTCAGTCCTTCGGAGCCTCCCAGTATCGCACTGCTACTAGAAAGCTACCTGAAGCTTCTACTCCCTTCCATGAACAGACCGCTAACGACCAGTATGCCCCCTACAGTCCACTCAAGGTTCAAATAAGTACCAGTGCTCCACCTACCTTGTATGGAAAGGGTGCTTCGCTTGACTCGCATGCTTCTCCTTCATATGTGGGTTCCCCTGATCCTTATTCACTGCCAGCTAGGACTCCGCATTATTCACATTATATTGTGAGTCATGGTGCTAATGACCCAAGTTACCCACCTCAGCAGCAGAGAGCCTCCCTGACTGAGCCACAAAGCATGATGGTTTTGATTGACAAAATGATGGGTCAGTTACAGCTAATGAAAGAAGAAGTTGCATCAAAGCATGGCACCCCTAGCAGATCACCACCCAGACCAGCACAGCCTTATAAAGAGCCACCTCCTGTGCATTATGAATACCCTGACCAACAATATGCTGCTGACCGAGTTTATGGGCCATTTGACAGATTCCAGAGCGGATACGTGCCTTCGCCGAGATCAAAGCTCGATATGTACCCTCACTCAGTGCCCCTACCTACTCAGAAACCCAAGCCTTCTTGGGTAGAGCAGCCTTCCATTCAGCTAAAAGAGTCAGCTGCAGAATACCGTGGCCCTAAGCCCAGTATACCCTACCTGGTGCATAAAGATCCAAGCGAGTTTGCTCGCCTGAAGCTTGCGCTCCACAATCTGCTACCTGAAGATGCGTCAGAGTTGTTCAAGTTCCAGATCTTGGTGGACCATCTGCAACTGGAAGAGGCAAGACTGATTGCGGATTCTTTCCTTAACTCTCCATATCCTTATACAGAGACAATGGCTGCCTTGACAGAGAAATTTGGGAAGCCTCACCAACTTGCTTTGAGTAAGATTGCTCGAGTAATGGATGCACCAGATGTTCTTCCAGGAGACCCTGAAGCCTTCGAAAGGTTTGCATTACAAGTTCAAGCCCTGGTAGGACTGCTGAAATCCCTGGGACCAGATGGGGATGCCGAATTGACGTGCGGTTCTCATGTGGTTCGTCTGCTGACTAAGCTGCCACCTGATTTAAGAGCTGCTTTCAGGAGACAAATGCTGCCTAGTCAATCCTCAAGCTTTACACTTCCAGAGTTCTCCAAATGGTTGCAAGCTGAATCATGGTGTCAAAGTAGTGATGTGGTGGGAAACATTCAGATGAAAGGTTGGCCAAAGCAAAGGTCTGACAAACACAAAGAGCTAAAGTCAAGACCAGCTACTGTACTGCATGGAGCAGGCAGCCCTGCCACAAATACAACTTCCTCCCCAATCAAATCTGCCACTTTGCCAGAGAACAAGGTGAAAATTAAAGCTTATTGTCCCTATTGTGAGAATGCAGACCATTTCCTTAGTCAGTGCGTCAACTTCCAGCAGCTCACGACCGAACAAGTGAAGCAATGGATTCAGACTAACAAACGCTGTTGGAAGTGTGGAAGGTCACATTTATCTGCACAGTGCAACCTGAAGAAACCCTGTAACAAGTGTAGAGGGAAACATTTGCTGATACTCCATGACATCAATTACAAGTCAGTCAAAGATAATTCCCCAGCATCAAGTTCCACTGCGGAAACTTTATACCTGGACAAACCTGGAACAGATAGCCGGGTTCTGCTCAAGGTAGTCAGAGTTCTGCTGAAATATAATAACCGCACCTTGGACACTTATGCCATCCTAGACGATGGATCCGAACGCACCATCTTATTGTTTGCTGCAGCCCAGAAACTGAATCTGAAAGGGGAAGAGGAGAAGCTATCCATTAGAACCATCCATCAGAAAGTGTCGCAACTGCAAGGCTCAAAGGTTTCATTCAGCATCTCTCCAGTGGCGCAACCACATAAGACATACCATATCAAGCAAGCCTTCACAGCCGACCACCTAGGGTTAGCTCAACAATCCTATCCTATGGAGGCCCTTGTAAGTAAGTACAAACACCTAAAGGGACTTCCTATCCAGTCCTTTGAGAAGATTCACCCACTCTTGCTGATTGGTGCTGATCAGCCTCATCTAATCACTCCAATCGAGCCAGTTAACCTGGGACCACCTGGCGGGCCAGCTGCCATCAAAACAAGACTGGGTTGGACACTACAGGGCCCAGTGAAGCTTCTTCTGAATCCTCTTCATCCTCAGCAGGTCCTTTTCACCTCTTTGTCACCCAAGCATACAGAGCTGATGAGAAATGTCACAAAGCTATGGGAACTGGACATTCTCCCCTATCGTAATGAGAAACGGGTCACTCGCTCCAGAGAGGATCAGGCGGCCCTTGAAATCCTGAACAAAGGAACTGTGAGAGTTGACGTGAATGGCATTCAGAGGTATGCCACCCCACTGTTGCGTAAATCCAGTATGGCTTGTCTTAACGCCTCCGAAGAAGCAGTAATGCCACTCCTTCGTAGAACTGAAAGGCATCTCTTGAAAGACCCAGAACGAGCAGCTACCTATTCTGTGGAGATCAAGAAATTGTTGGAGGAAGGTTATGTGGCCAAACTCGATCCAGACAAACCACCACAGAGCCTTGAGCGGTGGTTCATACCACATCATATGGTCATGCACAATGACAAAAATCGACTGGTATTCAACTGCTCGTTCCAGTACAAGGGAATGAACCTAAATGAGTCCCTTCTACCTGGCCCAGTACTAGGTCCGTCACTCCTTGGAGTCCTGATAAGATTCAGAGAGCATTCTGTAGCGGTGAGTGGGGACGTGAAAGGAATGTTCCATCAAGTTCGACTTCTGGAACAGGACAGACCTATCCTGCGATTCCTTTGGAGAGATATGGAACGAGACAGAGAACCGGACATCTATGAATGGCAGGTGCTCCCATTCGGCACTACTTGCAGCCCTTGCTGCGCTTCCTATGCCCTGCATAAACATGTCCTTGACAACACAGAGTCGGGTGATGACCTGCAATTCACTATTCAAAGGAGCTTCTATGTTGACAACTGTCTTCAGAGCCTGAACACAGCCGATGAGGCCAGAGGGCTGATTGACCGACTCAGAAAGCTACTGGCAAGTGGAGGATTTAACATCCGACAGTGGGCTTCAAACCAACCTGGAGTAGTAAGCCATCTACCTAAGGAAGCTCAGTCTGCCAGTACCGAACTGTGGTTGTCACAAAGGGAAACTGAAGTTCCTGAATCCACTCTGGGTCTGCACTGGCACTGTCCCACAGACACTCTTAGGTACAAGCACCGTCCTTTAGAGTATGGACTACCCACAATGCGCAATTTATATCGGGTTCTCGCCAGTCAATATGACCCATTGGGCTTCATTCTCCCCTACACGACCAGAGCGAAAATCCTAGTTCAGAAACTGTGGGCTAAGCCGAGAGAATGGGACGATCCTCTATTTCCTGATGAACTTTTGCAGAGCTGGCTACAGTGGGAGGCTGAACTTAAGTCTCTTTCCTCCATTACCTTTCCTAGATGCTATGTGACTCCAGAAATGGACAATGATTCTGTAAGGAGAGAGATACATGTGTTCTGTGATGCATCAGAAAGGGCCTATGGTGCAGTCTCATACCTGAGAACAGAGAACAGTCGAGGCAAGGTACAGTTAGCATTCCTAATTGCACGCTCCCGAGTTGCACCCAAGAAACAGTTGTCAGTTCCCAGACTTGAACTCTGTGCCGCACTCTGTGGAGCTCAGTTAGCAGAGATGCTAAGGAAAGAACTTACACTTGAATATCACAGGATTACCTTGTGGTCCGATTCCACCACAGTACTTAATTGGTTGCAGTCAGAGTCCTGCCGGTTCAAAGTCTTTGTTGGCACCAGGGTTGCAGAGATACAAGAAACTACAAATCCACAGGATTGGAGGTTCGTGGACTCTGCTCTGAATCCTGCGGATGATCTAACAAAGGGAAAATCGCTTGAGGACCTAGCCACTCCAAACAGATGGAGCAATGGACCCCCGTTCCTTTTAATGCACTCTGATCACTGGCCAAAGAGCCCTGCTGCCAGCTGTCTGAAAGATGACTCAGAGTTACGCAAGTCAACATTTTGCGCCCTAAATGTAGTGACCTCCAAAGCAGAAATTCCTGATGCCAGCCAGTTTACAACTTACAGAGAATTACTGGAAGCTACTGCACGATGTGTCCATGGGGTGGCAAATGAAGAACCACTGACAGCTGGAGACTTCCTACAAGCAGAAATCCTTCAGTGGAGAGCATCTCAGCTGGATAGTTTCTTTGATGACTTCCAATGCCTGAAATAA